TACCCCATTGGTCACTACCACCCATTTGAAGCTTGCAATTATGGTGTTGTTTTAAGTAATAAAAATCATACCCTTGCACCAATTGATAGCTAAACTCAGTAAAGGACATACCGTTTTCCAAACGATTTTTAACCGAATCCTTTGCCATCATATAATTCACAGTGATGTGCTTCCCCACATCACGAATAAAATCAAGAAAACTAAACTGCTTAAACCAATCGTAATTATTCACTAAAACGGCAGCGTTTGCACCACAATTAAAATCCAAAAATTTTTCTAACTGTTTTTGTTGGCAACGAATATTGTGTTGAAGAATTTCTTCCGATAGCAAATTACGTTCTTGCGATTTCCCGGAAGGGTCGCCCACCATGCCGGTTGCTCCACCTATTAAAGCAAATGGTTTATGTCCCGCTTTTTGAAAATGCAGCAGGGTCATAATTTGTACCATATTCCCCACTCCCAATGAATCGGCAGTTGGGTCAAATCCAATGTATCCGCAAGTCATTTCTTTTGTAAGCTGTTCTTCGGTGCCCGGCATACAGTCTTGCAGCATGCCCCTCCATTTTAATTCCGCAATAAAATTTGTAGTCATCTCCATAAGTTTCGCAAAACTAATAAAATAAAAAACGCATTTTAAATCTACATTTGCCAATAAAAAATTACACTACTACGAAAAATATGATACTCGTTACAGGAGGCACAGGATTATTGGGTTCGCATGTATTGTTTTACCTTGCGCAAAAAGGGAATGCAGTGCGAGTGCTGTATCGTAGTGAGGCAGGAAAAACGGCTGTGTTAAAAACGTTTTTGTCCTATTCTACAACCGGCCAAACCTTATTTGAAAAGCTGGAATTTGTGAAGGGGGATGTGTTGGATATATTCACCTTGACGGATGCCATGACGGATGTTAAACAGGTGTATCATTGTGCTGCAATGGTTTCATTTGCTCCAAAAGACGCTGATTTAATGACACGCGTAAATGTGGAAGGAACAGCCAATGTGGTGAATGCCTGCCTGGAAATGAAAATTGAAAAACTATGTCATGTAAGTTCTGTGGCGGCTCTAGGAAAAGCGCAACTGAATGAAGAAGTAACCGAAACTACATTTTGGAAATCCTCTCCTGAAAATTCAGTTTATTCGATTAGTAAATACAGCTCAGAGCGCGAAGTTTGGCGCGGTGTGCAAGAAGGACTCTCAGCTGTTGTAGTTAATCCTACAGTAATATTAGGACCGGGTGATTGGGAAAAAGGGAGCTCAAATTTATTTCGCTCCGCAAAACAAGGAATGAAATATTATACCGGAGGAATAACAGGGTTTGTAGATGTTAGGGATGTTGCTAACTGCATGATTGAATTGATGGAAAGTTCCCTTTCGAATGAACGTTACTTGCTAAACGCAGATAATTTTTCGTACCGCAAATTTTTTGAGATTGCCAATACCTGTTTTCAAAACCCCCCGCCGCATATTCGCGCTTCTCTAGGTTTAAGTAACCTCGTGTGGCGCCTCGAAAAAATAAGAAGCTTTTTCACCGGCTCCAATCCTTTAATTACAAAGGAAACAACAAGAGCAGCGCATCAGCAGAATTTTTTTTCCAATCAAAAAATCAGTAAAACACTTGGATATTCATTTATTCCAATTGAGAAATCGATCAAGGAAACAGCAGCACGATTCGCATATTAAAATAAAACCCCCAACAGATTACGCTGTCGGAGGTTTTACCAAACAAACTAAACCTAACGAACTATTTAATACGAGTCTAAATCGGTCGGACGTAATGCGCCAAACCATTTTACTATTTTTTCTCCCACATTTGGAGCGTCCACATGAATGAGGTAACCTCCGCTGGCAATAGGTATTCCTACTTGGTTTTTTAAATCCCAATTTAAAGAAGTGCGCAATTCATCTTTATTAAATTCTCTTACCAAGGTGCCGTTGAGGGTGTAAATTTTGATGGTACATTTTTGTGGTAAATTGGTTATTTTTATTTGATTATCGGCCTGATTTGCCTCGTAACCCGAGAAACCATAATACGGATTTGGCACAACATTTATTAGTTGAAGTGCATTTTGTGCTACACGTGTATTGTTTATTTCACTTGCGTACAAATGGGTTGTAAAATTATACATCGGGTAATTATTATTTGATGCCGGATTTGCTCTTGGACCATCTAAATTAACCATCCCGCTAAGGGTATCAAATCCATTTGCAGCAAAATTGTTTTGATACGGTTTAGTAACACGCAACCTGATTTTAACATCACATTCCAACAAGCTATGGTTACTTGCTAGCATTGGTATGCCGCACCACATAATATCCTTAAATACATCCTTTTTCAAAACATCTTTTGGCACATCCATATTGTTTCCTCTATATCTTAATTTATTGTAAACAAAGTTTCCTTTGTCATACGCCGGTACATTAGTAGTATCACCAAGTACCTGATTTACTTGCTTGCTATTGTTATGACCGAACACATATACATAATGTTTTCCACCAAAAATAGGATCAGGAGTTGTACTAAAAATCCCGTTAAAACCAACATTAGCGGTTGGGTTCCAAACCAAATCGGTATCGTTTTGCACGCCCTCAAAATGGGAGTCTTCGCCAAATGCCATATTAAGCCTTTCGCCTGTTTCAATGTTTAAGGCATATCCGGGAAACCAACTCATGCCAAATGTGCCTGAATTATCAGCTTGGCCCTCTTTGTTAACAGATGCTTTTTTGCGCAAATCAAATTTGCGGGCATTTCCTGCGGCTCCAATAGTGTTATCGCATAGTTCAAATACCGGACAACGGGTCCATTTACTCTTGTCGGCAGTTAATACAATATCAACACTTGCCAAATTTCCCAATTGATTTAATGCATTGTATTGGAGTTCGGAAGGGTAGGTTGCGGATACATTAAAGTTTTTCCAAGCTGGTCCCGAACCTCCGCCAACCTCTTGAGAACAGAGCCTGTAAGGAGCCCAGGTTCCTCCCAATCCATAACCAATGTTTTGAGAAATTAAACCCTCAAAAATTTGAGCATTATCAAGGCCAAAATAATCATCTGTTAAGGGATCGCCAGGTGGCGGCAATGTTTTGGCCGAACCAGAACGAATCCAATTAATTGGGAAAGGCCCATCAAAATCCGGAATTCCACCAAGCCAACGTTTTGTATTGTCTGAAAACTCAATCGAACTTTCTATATAGCCATTGTTTACACTTTTGCTTGTGCCAACATTCGCACACTGTTCCAAGGTTACCGATAAACCCCAGTCGGTAATACGTTCGGCACTTATTGCAATGCTTGATTCGGAATTAATTTTTTCGCCGGTTTGATTATTGGTTAAAGTCCATTGTGACGTATTTATGGATTCGGGATAGCTATTGGAAGGAATAATTCGAAGTGTAAAACTCGATGCCGGAACATTTAAGGGGTCTATTATTTTAACAGTAGCCGGGCCAAAACCGGCTTCATAAGTTATTTGTTTAAAAGTGCTGTCGGCTAATATCGAATTCACTGAGGCATCAGTAAGCTCAAGCAGGTGACCGCCATTTCCTTGACCTTCGGCACGCGTTAAACTAATTTCCTGGCCATATACTGCATGTTGCACTGAACCACCATTTGCAACAACAATAATATGAGGAATACCAACATATGGGACACCATTTATTCCAATATTATTTCTTCCGGGTTTGTAGGGGAGTTTTTGACCATCAAAAGAAAGTGGATTCTGTTGGTCATAAGTCTTATAATTGTTGTAGGCATAAGCAACAGCTAAAAAATAATAGCTTTTGTTATTTATTAATCGCTTATCACCGGTTGCAAATTCATCCGATAAAACCCTAAATGATTTTATTAAACCCTTATCTTCCCCGTAAACCTCTTGTATTGGAACATTAGCATTAATAGCTTGATCAAATTTAAAATTCACCAATTGGGCTACTCCGTCTTTTATGTCACATTGGGCAATTTGTCTTGCCAAATCAGGATTGTGAATATCGGAAATACTTGCAGTAGCATTTTTCATCTGAAAAATCTGATAGCCTTGAAAATGATATATAGAATCATAGCGTGGACTTTGGCCAGATGGGCTTACTATGTTTGGGTCAACTTCATTGTATTTATCCATGTAATTGTTTGAATTTGGTTTATTGCTTAAATAGAGGATGAGCTCTCTATCTAGTTCTCGAATCGTTAAGTCTGGTGCATCCGGCCCATTGAGCACTTGAAAACAATTATCAAATAAGCGTTGGGCTTTATCATCTGCAGCCTTTAATAAATTTACGGATTCGAAAGGCCCCCCCGAAGTTGCCCTAGCCCAAACTGCTCCTACAGTTACAATATTTACCGCACCTGCCTTTAGGGTAAATGGACCTGAAGAATGTATAAACCGTCCATCATAAGAAGTTCCGGTTTGATACCATGGAGTAGGATTTTGTGGGTCGGTATTTCCCGGAAACATAAAATTGCAGAGCGTAGTGCTACTTAAATGACCTGTTCCGCCATAGGTTATTGGATTATTATCTTTCCATTTACCTTGAAGGTAATTGTAATAATGAACAGTATTGGATGGGTTACCTTCCAATGAGCCATTGTCATTTCTGTAAAACATGAACTTTTCCATCCCGAGCCGTTCATTATCTATGATGACATCCCCATATCCAGTTCCATTATATGTATCGGTTGACGGATTTGCAATTCCATCGGCATCTGCAAGTGGTCCCTGAAAATAATCAATTCCAATTGCCGGAGGATTTAGTCCGTAATGATTTTCACCGTTTCCATCGTCATCAGCATCTCCATTGTAGCAATAACCTAAGCCTCTGCTAACATCGCATCCAATAAAATCATCATTCGGATTTCCAAGGTCAGGATCAACCCACATTCCTAAATAACAAGAATCTAATTTATCAGTTGAACGGTTAAAGATCTGGTATTGATAAAAAGTCATGTTATTTATTTCATCATTCGTTTGAAAGGCAAAAGCTTGTGCATGAATTTCAAGCCCAATTTGTGAGCCATCCGACTCTGTATGTATATTCCCCTTGTCATTAAAAACCCACCACATAGTGCGGTCCCCAAATAATTGGGCTTCACTTTTACAATTTCCCATTTCTCCCTTTAAACTATATCCAGGATAATCGCCCCCTTCACCGGGATTATAATCACCACTTTGATCCGCATCATAAAAAGGAGCAAGTGGTTGTGTGATATTTGCATTATTATAAATATCAAATGCCGGCCAGTTTTGTATGGCATCCGGAACTGGTTTATCAGGAGCCCAATCAGAAACAAAAGCTTCTACTTCTTTTCGGGTAATAACATAATGCCTGTCGTATTGCGCACACACACTAGCATCCACTGATGCATTACTTACATCCAACGGTCCCGCCCAAAAATCATTTCCTGTTTGTCGATAAGTCATAGCTGCAACTTTCAAATTGCTTTGTGCCATTCCTCCTATCCACAGTGATCCAGCAAACAGCGAGTGCTTTTTCGAGTCCTTTGGAATTTCGTATTTCACATCCTTTAAATCCCACCACATATCACCCCCTCCCAATATTTTTGTGCGTACGTTGTTCACATCTAAATCGATGCGTGAACCACTTTGAGAGCATACCGTAGCAAGTTTTAGTGATGCAATTTGGGATTGGCTCTGTTGCCTGGGCTTTACTCCTGTGTTTTCTTTCCCAACAGCCCAAAAGCAAGAGCAGACGAAGGCAACATGTAGGACAATTGGATTAAATACTCCTTTTGTTTTGGTTGACCGTTTAAAAACCGTTAAAGTTGATTTCATTTTTACTAGATTAATTTTAAATACGAGTTGATTAAAATTTGTGATTTGGTTTACATTTCTTATTTTACAAGGGTTTCAACACGATTTATTTTTTCCTTCAGAAGTAAAGTTAGTTTTGAAAAAGGCATATAAATCAACAATATTTCGAGATTCTATACAGGTCTAAAAAGCACAAAGCATCACCACCTTTAGTTAAAATGCTTGATTTTAGTGCCTTTGACTGTGATTCAAAAAACAACATTTTTATACACGTCTAGTGCGTTTTCATTCTTTGTGAAAAACATACAGGTCTAAGCTCCATATCAAAATCTTCCTTCTACATTTGCAACGCCATAAGTATTGATAATAGTGGCGACTGTTTATATCAACAAATAAAATAAATTACATGTCTGTTAAAGTTTCCGAAAACCTGCATCAGCTCATTCGTTCTCTATCAAAACCCGAGAAACGTTATTTTAAGCTGCATTCATCACGACACATCATTGGGGAGCAAAACAATTATGTGAAACTTTTTGATGCTATCGATAAGCAAAAAGAATACAATGAAGGGGCATTGTTGCAGCTGTTTAAAAAGGAGATCTTCATTAAACAGTTCAGCATTGCAAAGAGCCGATTGTACGACAGCATTCTGCGCAGTCTCGACGCATACAACAGCGACAGTTCTGTGGATTCTCAGCTAAAGAACATGTTGCATCATGCAGAGATTTTGTTTAAAAAAACCCTTTATGAGCAGTGTATTCGCATTTTGAGTAGTGCAAAAAAATTAGCATCAAAATATGAAAAGCATATTGCCTTGCTCGATATTTACCGGTGGGAAAAGGAACTTATTGAAAAGGATAATTATTCAGGTAAATCGGAACAGGATATAAAAGATATTCTGGAGCAAGATAAAATTGTAATCAATAAGATTAAAACGCACAAAGAATTTTGGAGTGTTAAGAGCCGCTTCTTCCAATTGCTGAACAAACAAGGAAAAGCGCGTAATCAAAACGAGATTGAAAAGTTTAAAAAAATAATTGATACCACACTTTTAAAAATCCCTGAATCCGAATTAACTACTGCAACAAAGTATTTAAGTAACCACATTTATTCAGCCTATTATTTTGGGATTGGTGATTACAAAAACAGCTATAAATATTTGCACAAAAATGTGGCGCTTATTGAGTCAACCACATTTATTTTTAAGGAAGAACCAAATATCTATTTTTCGGTTCTCACCAATTTAATTTATGTGGCGAGTCAATTGAAAAAATATTCGGAAGTAATCAAATATTTAGATAAGTTGCGCGCCATACCCCACACACTTGAAACCAATAAGAATGAAGATTTGGAGGTAAAATTATTCTCGAGTGCTTACAGTTTAGAACTTACGCTTTATGCCCAAACCGGTGATTTTGATAAAGCACTAAAATTAATTCCCAAAATTGAAGAAGGCATAGATCGTTACGATGGAAAAATAAATAAAGTGAGGCGCTCTTATTTTTACTTCAACATTGCAGTTATTTGTTTTGGGGCCGAGAAATATTCATTGGCGTTACGCTGGGCAAATAAACTTTTGAATGATTCGGAAATAGATGAAAGCAAGGATATTTACTGCTTTACCCAACTTTTAAATCTCATTATTCACATTGAATTAAAACACGATGATTTAATACCCTATGCTTTTAAGTCAACCCAGCGTTATCTCAACTCCAGAGAACGCGTATATAAATTTGAAAATTTGTTTTTAGAATTTATCGGCAAAATCATGAAAACCAAAAACAGAGAGGAGCAATATAAGCATTACAAGCGCCTGCGCGATGACATGAAAAAACTGCAAAACGATCCATTCGAAAAAGCCGCATTTGAATATTTTGATTTTATTTCTTGGGCTGAAAGCAGGTATTTAAATCAAAGTTTTCAAGCCATTGTGGAAGAAAAGGCAAAATGAGTTAGGTTCGATAGCTTCAAAACAATATGCTTAAAAGACTTCAAATTGTGAATCGGAATTGTTATTCAAGCATTAAATTCAGAGGATTAATTATGCTGAAAGCTTCTTCAAAGCGCCTTTCATGCTAACCTTTTCATCAATAATTTCAGCCAGTTTCGAAATCTCTACACGTTCCTGCAGCATAGTGTCACGATGACGAATTGTAACAGTATTGTTTTGCAAGCTTTCATGATCAATAGTGATGCAAAATGGTGTTCCGATGGCATCCTGTCTGCGGTAACGCTTGCCAATGCTGTCTTTCTCATCATACGTAATGGCATGGTCAAATTTCAATGCGGCCATAATTTCTTCTGCCTTTTCGGGAAGCCCATCCTTTTTAGTAAGCGGCATCACCGCAACTTTTATCGGCGCTAAAAAAGGTGGAATTTTTAGTACCACACGAGATGTGCCATCTTCCAGCGACTCTTCCACATAGGCCTGTGAAAGCGTGGCAAGGAACATACGGTCTAATCCAATTGAGGTTTCAACTACATAAGGCACATAGCTTTGGTTGATTTCCGGATCAAAATATTGAAGTTTTTTTCCGGAATGTTGCTCATGAGCTTTTAAATCAAAATCGGTGCGAGAGTGAATGCCTTCAAGTTCTTTAAATCCAAAAGGAAATTCAAACTCTATGTCACAAGCAGCATTGGCATAATGGGCCAGTTTTATATGGTCGTGAAAACGGTGCTTGTTGCCGGCGAACCCGAGTGACTTATGCCACTTCATTCGAGTTTCTTTCCAGTGATGATACCAATCCATTTCGGTTCCTGGTTTCACAAAAAACTGCATTTCCATTTGTTCAAACTCGCGCATCCTGAAAATAAACTGACGCGCCACTATCTCATTTCTAAATGCCTTTCCGGTTTGGGCAATTCCAAATGGAATTTTCATTCTACCGGTTTTTTGCACATTTAAAAAGTTTACAAATATGCCTTGAGCTGTTTCCGGGCGAAGATAAATTGTGCTGGCCTCCTCACTTACAGAACCCATTGAAGTGCTGAACATCAAGTTAAATTGTCGCACCTCTGTCCAGTTTTTTGTACCGGAAATAGGGCACACAATTTCGCAATCCACAATTATTTGGCGCACTTCATCAAGATTGTTATCATTGAGTGCAGTTTTAAAACGAGCCAAAATGTTATCCGCTTTCGCTTGATTTTCTAACACTCTTGCATTTGTGCTGCGAAAGGTTTCTTCATTAAAAGATTCTCCAAATCGCTCTTTCGCCTTATCCACCTCTTTTTGAATCTTTGCTTCAATTTTTGCGACATGCTCTTCAATCAATACATCCGCTCGATATCTTTTTTTCGAATCTTTATTATCAATCAAAGGGTCATTAAATGCATCCACATGTCCAGATGCTTTCCAAGTAGTAGGGTGCATAAAAATAGCAGCATCAATGCCTACAATGTTTTCATTAAGCTGCACCATGGCCCGCCACCAGTAGTCGCGTATGTTTTTTTTAAGCTCTGCACCATTTTGTCCATAATCATAAACAGCACTCAGCCCATCATAAATTTCACTGCTTTGAAAAATAAATCCGTATTCCTTCGAATGAGAAATAATATTCTTAAATAAATCGTCATTGTTTGCCATGGGCGCAAAAGTAAAAATTTTGAGGGTTTATTGATAGTGCAATATGCGCAATTAAATAAATTTTAGAAATGGTGTTGCAACAGCAAGCGCACGATAAGCTTTATCTGCCGCTAGCTTTTATCAGGAGGTGAGCCACTTGATATCTGAATTTGGAAATTAGCTTTGGTTTAAATAGAGGATCTTCTTTTATAGAATATAAAGGCGTTACTAAACGCCTTATCACTGCTTCTTTAACCTAAAACTATCGATTGGCTAACATTTGTCGATACTAATTCCAAGTTATTTTTGTGAAATCAAATGGAACATTATTAATGATTCACAGTTTCGATTTGAGCTTTTTATGCCGAGGTTTTTAACACCTTTAAGAACCAATTACGACGATCTATGCTAGTGTTTTATAAGTTTAAAAGTTTGTTCATTCACGCTCAAAAAATAAACGCCATTTAAAAGTGATGACAAATCAATTTTTGATGTTGCATCAAACTTTCCACGTATACAAACCCTTCCTAACTTGTCGCTTATTTTATATGATGCGGCTTGTAAAGATTTGTCAGATTTCACTGTTACAACATCTGTGAAAGGATTAGGTAAAACCGAAATAGTGTATTTTGATTTTACTACTTCTTTCACCGCAACAATGCATAGCGATGTGTTTGTTGCATATTCAATTCCCGTATCTCCAGCTTCACATTCTAAATAATCGTTACCCGAAACACAATAAAATAGGGAGGGTTCCAACAAATAATTAAAACTGCCAATCCCTTCAACCCATTGCACATTTGTACTTAGGTTTAATCTTCTATGATATCCATTTTGCAATTGAACCGAATCCACATATAAAATTGTAACTATGCCATTGGAGCAAACGGCGGCACCAAATCGATTCTTAACAGTATCACCGGCAGATAAGTTAAAATCATATAATACATATTCATGATTTGCTGTGTCGGGTACAAAATAAATAACCTTGTTGTTTTCTCTCAGGGCACCAGTATAACTATAGTTTTTAGTAATTTTTTGGTAGTTCACTCCTGAAATAAGCGTATCACCAGCCATTACATAATTTGTGAAGGCTGGTGTTGGGAGATGCATTTCATCATAATACCTGTAATTCCAACTCCCATTTGTAGAAGGAAAAGGATAATATACAGTTGCTGAAGCAGGAATAATAATCAAATTAATTAGGGCGAATAATAGGGTAAGTTTTTTCATGTTACTTATTGTTTAACTAGTTTAAAATTTTGCCCATTAATCTGTAAAAAATAAATTCCTTTTTGCCAATTAAGAGTATTTATATTTACTGAGGTTTGTGGTGCTTTATTTTGAGCTTCATATATAATTCTTCCGCTAAGATCCCGAATTTTAAAGTCTGAATTCACATCAAAAGCAGTAGTGCGAAGCGCTAAATTGTTTTCAAAAGGATTTGGAAAAGCAAGTTCATCCATTTTAGTATTGGACTCCACTTCAGCTATAGCCGTTGGATTTGGAATCTGATAAACAGCAGTAAAAAAACTAGTTGAAGGAGGACTTAAAACAAGCGAGGCAGATGACGGATCCATATCGGTGCCTGAAACAATGTAACCCGTCATAACAAACGCATAATTGTTAAGCTGTGTTATAGTATTGTATATGCCGTAACCTGAGAGTGTATAACCTTCTTGCGCCATGCCTGCAGCATTAATCTTTATATAAAAGGGATTGTAATTGCCAGTAGAACTTAAACTAACTCCGTTGCCAAAATCAATAGTCCCTTCAAGGTTCCCAACAGCTAGAATCTCAGCACCATTGTACACCAAACTATAGTTTCCAAAAGCAACTTTTCCGGAGTAGGGGTTCACCCAAATCGGATTCATGTTTTGATCATATTTGGCGATAAACCCATCTGCATATAAAGCTTGAGTGCAAGTGTTTATTATATTAGCAGCACCTGGGTCAAAATCTACCGAGCCCTCAAAGGCTCCTGCAACATAAAAATCTCCATTCGCTTTATCCACCAATACGGATTGTGGATCAACGCGCCCTCCGGTGGAAAAATCACCTATCGTTTTGCTCCACAAAAGAATGCCAGAACTGTCAAATTTAGTTAGCGTTAACTCGTAATATCCAACTGAAAATAAAAAGCTGTTCCCAAATGAATCATAGTCTAAGCTGGCATTCGGTATTCCGTATGAATTAGGAAGAGTAATACTGTTGTTCCAAATATAATTTCCATCCGTATCATAGCAAATTAAATTAGCATTAAAACCGGTTGTTGTATGTATTGCACTGCTTGGATCTACATCTGTAACAGCACTTGGGTTGGCAACAACCAAAATATTATTTGAAGGTAAAACAGCAATTGCTTTTGAGCTTATTCCAACAGCTGCCGCTTCTCCAATATTTAAGGCCCATTGGTGGTTTCCTGCAGAGTCGTACTTTGCGATAAAATAATCCGGGTAAGTGGGAAAATGACTCCTTAAAGTATCCACCTCTGCGGACGATAAATCAAAATCAATTTTGCCATAAAAGTTTCCGGCAACAATAATTTCATTATTCGAATTTATTTTTAGGCCTGAAAATTCAAAAAACACAAGTTGTGAGTTGTCTTCAAAATAGTGAATCCAAAGCAATTGTCCGCTTGAAGAGCTTTTTGAAATGTAGTGATTGTAAAAGCGGGTTGTAAAGGATGTGTCTGCAGGACCGTTGCCGGGATCCATATCCGCACGACCGGTTAATTTTCCAACTTCAATAATATTACCGCTATTATCTGTTGCAACGCAAGAAATCGCATTTTGGCTAAAGGATGTGCTCGTTGGAATGTATGCCCAATTACAGGTAGGTTGTGCAATAGGTTTTAAGCTAATTGATAGTAACAGTATTAATAAAAGAGATTTACGATTGAGCATTTTTTCAAACATTAAATTTAATTTTTAATGATTTTGTAATTTTTTTGACCCTCATCGCCAATCAAACGCACAAAATATACTCCACTGGGCCATTGAGAAGTATTAATTTTTTGCGATTCAATTTCTCTAAGCTGTTCTAATTCATAAACCACCCTTCCTTCGAAATCCATAATAAGGAGGCGTGAAACATTACTCAAATCTCCTGAATTAAAATACAATTCATTAGAAAATGGATTCGGAAATAGCTCAGGTTTTGCACTGTTATTCAGAAGAGTGTTTTCTTCGTTTAAATTTCTGTTTTCAACTTGCGCAACAGCAGGGTTTGTGATTAAGGTTTTAAATGTAATGGGAGTGCTATATGTTGTTACAGCACCCGCACAAACTGCTTTCACATCTACTGTATAATTAGTATTACTTATTAATCCTGTGAGTTGAACAGTGGTTGCATTGCAAGGGCTCCAGGCAACATTTTGATAGAGATAAGTAGTGCTCCCAGTTTTACGATAACGCACTTTAAAAGATGGTGCAGCAGAGGAATTCCAAGAAATAACAGCTGTTTTTTTCGCAATTTGACTCACGGTTACATTTTGTGGTACTGCACAGGTATAGTTTGAGTTTATTGTTGTTTGGGCCGATGCACTAGAACTGCACCCTGAAGAATTGCTGTAGCTATAACTAATTGTATATGGCCCACCCACACCAGCTACTCTGGGATTAAACACATTTCCGTTTATTCCGGCACCTGAAAATGTGCCACCTGCTGGACTTCCGGATAAAACAACAGGTGCATTCATGCAATTATAAACAGCGGACAAACCACTCATACTTACTGTTGGCAAAGCGTTTACAGTAACTAGAATATGGTTGGATGTCACGCTTCCGCAGGAATTGCTATTGGTTACATAATAATCTCCAGATGACGAAACCAATAGCGATGGTGCAGTGCTGCCCGAGATATTCCAAACGCCACCCGTTGTGTTTCCGCTTAGCATCACATTTGAACCGGCACAAAAGGTGCTTGGCCCATTAGCAGCGATTACTGCTGCGGTAGGTAAAG
The sequence above is a segment of the Bacteroidota bacterium genome. Coding sequences within it:
- a CDS encoding T9SS type A sorting domain-containing protein → MLNRKSLLLILLLSISLKPIAQPTCNWAYIPTSTSFSQNAISCVATDNSGNIIEVGKLTGRADMDPGNGPADTSFTTRFYNHYISKSSSSGQLLWIHYFEDNSQLVFFEFSGLKINSNNEIIVAGNFYGKIDFDLSSAEVDTLRSHFPTYPDYFIAKYDSAGNHQWALNIGEAAAVGISSKAIAVLPSNNILVVANPSAVTDVDPSSAIHTTTGFNANLICYDTDGNYIWNNSITLPNSYGIPNASLDYDSFGNSFLFSVGYYELTLTKFDSSGILLWSKTIGDFSTGGRVDPQSVLVDKANGDFYVAGAFEGSVDFDPGAANIINTCTQALYADGFIAKYDQNMNPIWVNPYSGKVAFGNYSLVYNGAEILAVGNLEGTIDFGNGVSLSSTGNYNPFYIKINAAGMAQEGYTLSGYGIYNTITQLNNYAFVMTGYIVSGTDMDPSSASLVLSPPSTSFFTAVYQIPNPTAIAEVESNTKMDELAFPNPFENNLALRTTAFDVNSDFKIRDLSGRIIYEAQNKAPQTSVNINTLNWQKGIYFLQINGQNFKLVKQ
- a CDS encoding T9SS type A sorting domain-containing protein; this encodes MKNPNLTLVTKFCFVFFLTVVLFSLKVSAQYNIVVNGPSDICGPNNTYLSVNPAPTGLTVNWYKNNINLPGFPYATGPILQSPETGNWTCEVITSTSPFLQSVFTQTVRIRTNQIYIESPFGTSSCNTLGIDENASYVANLAFYDFYQWKKNGVSIPGANSYTYSATSTGIYTCQALLSCGSGTSNPLSLTFENPPTLKTITANGALTFCQGGSVVLSIPPTAGLTYQWRRNSIDIPGATGTSYTATQSGTYNCREISVSCGYINSTSKTVVVNPLPTAAVIAANGPSTFCAGSNVMLSGNTTGGVWNISGSTAPSLLVSSSGDYYVTNSNSCGSVTSNHILVTVNALPTVSMSGLSAVYNCMNAPVVLSGSPAGGTFSGAGINGNVFNPRVAGVGGPYTISYSYSNSSGCSSSASAQTTINSNYTCAVPQNVTVSQIAKKTAVISWNSSAAPSFKVRYRKTGSTTYLYQNVAWSPCNATTVQLTGLISNTNYTVDVKAVCAGAVTTYSTPITFKTLITNPAVAQVENRNLNEENTLLNNSAKPELFPNPFSNELYFNSGDLSNVSRLLIMDFEGRVVYELEQLREIESQKINTSQWPSGVYFVRLIGDEGQKNYKIIKN